ATCCGGACCGCAAGGTTGGGCAGCTCTTTACACTGCGGGGGACGCCCGGTTACGCGAAGCTGCACGAGATCGTGCGCAGCGGCGCTATTGGCGACGTCGTGCAGAGCTACGGCCTGCGCTCAGCCTTGGAGAAGCGCGAGCAGCGCGCCCCATGGTTCTTCGACGAGCGGCTCTCCGGCGGCCCAATTCCCGATCTGCTCATTCACGACATCGACGCCCTCCGCTGGATTACGGGTCTGGAATACACACACGTGCTGGCACGGGAGTCCAACTTCGCCCGGCCCGACGATCCATACTACCGCAATGCCGGTCAACTCTACTTCCTGCAAGAGCGGAACGCGACCGCCATCATGGAGCACCACCGCCTGGTGAGCCCGGCGTTTGCGGGTATGGACTGTCGTATGAAGGTGGTAGGCACCGATGGGCAGGTGGAGATTACGGCCAAGGGCGAGGTGATTCTCTACAATAGCGACCATGCGGGGCAGGTGACAGATTTGCCCAGCGCGCAAAACGTATTCGCCGATTTCGCGATTAAGGCCTGCTCCGGTCATGAGCCACTGGTGGACACCGCGAGCGCGTTGCAGTCCATGCAGGTGGCGCTCACTGCCAAGGCGGCGGCAGAGGCGGACGCGTTGGTAGCGATCCCACAAATCTAGTCTCTTGCTCTCTTTCCAAATGCCGGGGTAGTGGAAATTCATCAATGACGGGCTCTGGGAGCCAAGCAGTGGGTTAGGATGGCCTTCGACAGGCTCAGGCCGAACGGAGGACAGGCTCAGGCCGAACGGCGGATAAGCTCTCACTGTTTTGAAAGGAGAGTCTCTGCACAGTGGTGGGTTGGCCTTCGACAGGCTCAGGCCGAACGGTAGAGTAGGTTCTGGTGTGGGCGGGCCTAAAGGCTCAGGCCGAACGGTAGAGTAGGTTCTGGTGTGGGCGGGCCTAAAGGCTCAGGCCGAACGGTAGAGTAGGTTCTGGTGTGGGCGGGCCTAAAGGCTCAGGCCGAACGGTGAGCGGCTTTTCCTTTCATGGCGAGATTTGGCTCTCTCCGTCTGTGGTGAGCATGCCATTCCTAAGCACTTCGACAAGCTCAGTACAGGCCTGTCGAAGCATCGAACCAGGAGTGACAATACAGGGCGCTTAGGCTTGCGCATGAGCCGGTTGCGCTAAGAATGCGATTTCACAGGCCTTGAAGTCCGTGTCTCTTATCGCATAACTGTGTATAATCCAATAAATCAACTTGGAAAGGAGCGTTTCATGGCTATCAAGAGTCCTGCGGACGTGAGTCTGGCCATCCAGGGAGGTACGCCGGTGCGGGGGTCGGATAACCCGCTGCTGCAAGTCTTTCCTCGCTATGTGCCGGAGAGCGCCTACGACAACGTGCGCGCGGTGTTGGACGGCGGCGTTTCCAGCAACATGATCAGCCGCTTCGAGGAGGCGTTTGCCGAGGCCACCGGCACGAAATACTGCGTTTCCATTGCGAATTGCACGGCCGCGCTCCACTCCCTCTA
This genomic stretch from Chloroflexota bacterium harbors:
- a CDS encoding Gfo/Idh/MocA family oxidoreductase codes for the protein MAYRVGLVGVEQHVPHVIAGIDESDEIELVAVAQAGARAGELEKKYGARIYDDHTTMFAREQLDVAAVCLIPVEQGRVVIDALNAGLHVTADKPLMITQKELDATAALVKQHPDRKVGQLFTLRGTPGYAKLHEIVRSGAIGDVVQSYGLRSALEKREQRAPWFFDERLSGGPIPDLLIHDIDALRWITGLEYTHVLARESNFARPDDPYYRNAGQLYFLQERNATAIMEHHRLVSPAFAGMDCRMKVVGTDGQVEITAKGEVILYNSDHAGQVTDLPSAQNVFADFAIKACSGHEPLVDTASALQSMQVALTAKAAAEADALVAIPQI